In a genomic window of Mucilaginibacter sp. KACC 22063:
- a CDS encoding head maturation protease, ClpP-related, translating to MTQTFKIYLYDTETDCIGSGTLSSAYVQTQLQQAAGADVDVHISSVGGSAFDAIAIYDLLKKYPGNVTTYVDALAASAASVVAMAGNQVVMSKYALLMIHKPMVGSGGNADELLKDVQMLNAVQSRLAQIYTDKTNLDDITINSLINSVTWMTADQALDLHFIDRIDDYTPAITNTTIIKQYTSNAPAVYQRCINKILIKNQKQTMNIQNKDLIDKTSTVLDKLMNFFKKVINKQTITDKGALHHSGELDADTEVYEDEDMEMPAPDDTYTTADGKQLTVKSGKVQKVSPCDPDAEDDDDDIPTDKLKSFKAKEVKNQVAAIKAKLYAQNALLAEARTALETANARLKQTRDEVKNEIKSTFTPEGSRRSNKGKAEHEPFFAPQTTLAQNAVKKAVKDSK from the coding sequence ATGACCCAAACTTTTAAAATTTATCTGTATGATACAGAAACCGACTGCATAGGCTCGGGTACCCTATCATCTGCGTACGTGCAAACGCAATTGCAGCAAGCCGCAGGTGCCGATGTGGATGTACACATCAGCTCGGTTGGCGGTAGCGCTTTCGATGCCATTGCCATTTATGACCTGCTTAAAAAATATCCGGGCAATGTAACCACCTATGTAGATGCCTTGGCAGCATCGGCAGCATCAGTAGTTGCCATGGCCGGCAACCAGGTAGTGATGAGTAAATATGCGTTGCTTATGATCCACAAGCCGATGGTTGGTTCCGGCGGCAATGCCGACGAATTGCTTAAAGATGTGCAGATGCTTAACGCTGTACAATCGCGCCTGGCACAGATCTACACCGACAAAACCAACCTGGATGACATTACTATTAATAGCCTCATCAACTCGGTAACCTGGATGACGGCAGACCAGGCGCTTGACCTTCACTTTATTGACCGTATAGACGATTATACACCTGCAATAACCAACACTACCATCATCAAACAATACACCAGCAACGCCCCGGCAGTTTATCAACGCTGTATCAATAAAATCTTAATCAAAAATCAAAAGCAAACAATGAACATTCAAAACAAAGACCTTATCGACAAAACCTCCACTGTTTTAGATAAGCTGATGAACTTCTTTAAAAAAGTGATTAACAAACAAACCATTACAGACAAGGGCGCACTGCATCACAGTGGCGAGTTAGACGCTGACACGGAAGTTTACGAAGATGAGGACATGGAAATGCCTGCCCCAGATGACACTTACACTACTGCCGATGGTAAACAACTGACCGTTAAAAGCGGCAAAGTACAAAAGGTGTCGCCATGTGATCCGGATGCTGAAGATGATGACGATGATATCCCAACTGATAAATTAAAATCTTTCAAAGCGAAAGAAGTTAAAAACCAGGTTGCTGCTATCAAAGCTAAACTGTACGCACAAAACGCATTACTGGCAGAAGCACGTACCGCTTTAGAAACAGCCAATGCCCGCCTTAAGCAAACCCGCGACGAGGTAAAAAACGAGATCAAATCAACCTTTACACCCGAAGGTTCACGCAGAAGTAACAAAGGAAAAGCTGAACATGAACCATTCTTCGCTCCGCAGACCACACTTGCCCAAAACGCTGTAAAAAAAGCAGTTAAAGACAGCAAATAG
- a CDS encoding DUF6712 family protein → MSQAYLINLTTIKQFEDLSANIKPERILGFIKKAQELDLKPLLGRVFYNSIITQLNAEGNVKDDASESIINLINGCNYTDKHQHQINYEGIIPTLVYFTLARFIEGDAVRYSASGPVLKNHESSQALSWADTVKIAQQYRSIANAHANEVEKYLWDNQSLYPLWQFDARNKNSRQPGARISTIDKTRLNFPLENTDPLITYNQWL, encoded by the coding sequence ATGAGCCAGGCATATTTAATCAATTTAACAACGATCAAACAGTTTGAAGACCTGTCTGCAAATATTAAACCTGAACGAATTTTGGGCTTTATCAAAAAAGCACAGGAACTGGATCTAAAGCCCTTGCTTGGGCGTGTATTTTACAACAGCATTATCACACAACTTAATGCGGAAGGAAACGTCAAAGACGATGCTTCTGAAAGCATCATCAATCTGATAAACGGTTGCAATTATACAGATAAGCACCAGCATCAAATCAACTACGAAGGTATCATACCTACTTTGGTCTATTTCACCTTGGCACGATTTATAGAAGGAGATGCTGTAAGGTATTCGGCTTCAGGACCGGTCTTAAAAAACCATGAATCGTCGCAAGCGCTTTCATGGGCTGATACTGTAAAAATTGCACAACAATACCGAAGTATAGCTAATGCACATGCCAACGAGGTTGAAAAATACTTGTGGGATAACCAAAGTCTATACCCCTTATGGCAGTTTGATGCCCGTAATAAAAACTCACGCCAACCAGGAGCGCGAATATCTACAATAGACAAAACCAGGCTGAACTTCCCACTCGAAAACACTGACCCTTTAATTACTTATAATCAATGGCTATAG